The DNA segment gtcttgctctgttacccaggctggagggcaatagtgcaatcatagctcactgtagcctgtaactcctgggttcaaagcaatcatcccacctcagcctcctgagtggctagggcTACAGGTCCTCGGTCTCTGTTATGCTGATTGTGGTGGTACaggcctgtagccctagctactcaggaggctgaggtctctgctgtgttgcccaggctggtcccgaattcctggcctcaagtgatcctcctcccttggcctcccaaagcattaggaTGAGCTACCATGCAAAGCTTGTGTTCTTAACCACTGAAAAATAAGAGACCTCTTTAATCTTCATATTTAATTCTAAATTATCTTAATGGTGCTGAGTCACAACTTTCTGGTGGATTGACTGAAATATAGGAAATGCAGAGGGAAATGGTCTATTTTACACTAGAAGGGGATACATATTCAAGTGATGAATTGTGTTATCTAGCATCATTAAGGATAAGAATTCGTAACAATGGAAATATTAAGCTTCTGCAGATATTTTAAAAGGCCTTTAGAGAGCAACTTTTGAGCTCTGAAACTGGTTTCAGGTAGGCTCAAGACTATATTTTAGGGCTATTTTCAGGTCATCAGAGTTtctttgcattcaattccagATATTTCCTGAGTATCTTGGCGTAGCCAGACCATCCTACCACTCCTAAAATTTATACTACTTCTTCTATAAATCTCCCccataaagattatttttattggctgggcatggtggctcacacctgtaatcccagcactttgggaggccaaggcaggtggatcacatggtcaggagttcgagaccagcctggccagcatggtgaaaccccatctctactaaaaatataaaaaatgagctgggcatggtggtgcttgcctgtagtcccagctactagggaggctgagacaggaaaattgcttgaacctggcagacggaggttgcagtgagccgagatcgagctattgcacttcagtctggacaacagagcgagactctgtctaaaaaaaaaaaaaaaaagattatttttattactccacgttttttgtttttttgttttttttaaatgatgtgtgAAAAGTCAGGCCctggaggctgaagttggaggattacatgagcctaggagttctactccagtctgggcaacatagcaagatgctgtctataaaaatagaaataaaaaattatgtatgaGAAAGGCCTCCAGATATAGAGAGTTATATTCAAAGAATTGTACATTTAGTTACTTTAATCAAGGCAGACAGTGATAAGCTTATGGTATTTGCAGTACAaagtttggattaaaaaaaaatccaaaaaaaactCCCTCATTTATTTCCATCTGATTATATAcaatttctcaaataactgaTGTGAAAGTATGTGGACAACTAAAGCGTACAATACATACTTGAGGGATTACTTACATGTTAAAATTGTAAAACCTCAAattatatggatttttaaaaatgcatagacATCCTATTTACTCCAGAGATGATACCTAATAACGAACTCTTAAAATTAATAACATATTATGTTAGAGAAAGTCAGCTTTTGTCTTGATTTGGAAAATGTCTGCTTTGACGTGACTGATCTAAAATCGCTCTCttgcgcacatctgtaatcccagcatgttgggaggctgaggcaggcagattgcctgagctcaggagttcaagatcaccctgggcaacatggtgaaaccccgtctctactgaaaaaaacaaaaaattagccagacgtggtggtgggctcctgtagtcccagctactcaggaggctgaagcaggagaattgcttgaacccagaaggtagaggttgcatgcagtaagctgagatcatgccactgcactccagcctgggtgacagagggagattatctccaaaaaataataatgataaaaaaaaaaaactgctctcTCATTATAAAATCAGGTTCTTGTTTCAGTAGGAGTTAAAAAATAGCTTCTCCTATCCTGATttcaggaagtgggggaaagtcCTAGGCCTGTATGATACGGGGCCAGAATTCAGAAAAATTACTGTGCTTCTTTCAAAGCTTTTCTTTCTACCTGCCAACATCAATACATCCCTTCCTCAAaagatgttttattttggtttttaataattaaaagaaaaagaaaaaaaactatcttcCCTTGTAAGACTTTAACACATTACAGTATCTCAGAAGAGCAGGTAaaacatcaaatataaaaaaaaaagaaagtcttgatgaataattaatattatatatctTCTACAATTTGATACACAAAACAGTAAAAACTTAATTTTAACCTTAATACTACCTTTAGGGACTTTTTTGAACAGCAGAAATCATATCtccatttttaattgtggtacTTTTATGGAAGCTTCTCCAACTTCTTTTGATATGTCTACTCCAAAAGGACATCTACATCATAAGCAGACAAATCGTATTATTTATTTGCTTCATGATCCATCACTAGTTCTGCAGACTATTTGCTTAAAATTCTGACAGTATAAATATCTAATATTTAATTCATCATATGTGGTGATGATTCTTAAATACTTACAAATATATTGGGACCTCAAGTCAGGATAATGAAAGCTAGTCTCATTAATAAGAAATCTAAATTTTGAGATGTTTTTGAGAGAAACAGTTTTACTGTTCTCAAATACTGTAAATAAGTTAAAAacgtaaaatgaaatataaaaataatgaaaaatatcttGTAAATCTCTACAgagctaaaaagataaaaacatttttgcCACACAGCTAAAGTCAAACCTGTATCCATTCACATTTTAGAAATGTCCTAGGTTTCTATAGGTTCTTCTCTGAAGTTTCAAAAGCTGCCTTGCCCCTTTCTACCATCCTTTGCCATTACTAGCCAAAGAGGTCTTAGTTCCTACTGTCTTTTTCTGTTCCTCCTCAGTAACTAATTTTTGCTTCAGATTTCTGCTTTTCTACCATGTTGTCCAAGATAAGGCTTTGCTTTGACTGAATCCCAACCTGGAAAAAGCCATCATCTCCAGCCTCAACACTGCCACAAGGGGGCATAACTGAATCAGAGGATATACTCTGAGACAAGGTATCAAAGGGATGCCTTCCGGTACTACTAACTCAATTCAGTTCATTCATTATCAGCATACATGTAATTCATATATAGCACAACTGTCAAGTTACAGAATATAATGCtgacaagttttttgtttgtttgtttgttttttgagatggagtctcactctgtcaccccggctggagtgcagtggtgtgatctcggcttactgcaacctccgcctcgaggattcaggcaattctcctgcctcagcctcccaagtagctgcgattaccggcgcctgccactacgcctggctaatttttatattttcggtagagatggggtttcaacatgttggccaagctggtcttgaattcctaacctcaggtgatctgcccgcctcagcctcccaaagtgctgggattacaggcatgagccactgtgcctggccaatgctGACAAGTTTTAAAACATCAGATGAAACAGTGTTCAAAGTATAATTATGTtagattatgaaaataattatcttttactATCCTAGAattaacttaaaacagaatttgaTAGTAATttgaaaaactagccaggtgtggtggctcacacctgtcatcccagcattttgggaggctgaggtgggtggatcacttgaggcctggagttcgagaccagcctggccaatgtggcaaaacccaaaaactaaaaatacaaaaaattagctgggcacagctgtgtgaacctgtaattccagctactcaggaggctaaggcatgacaATCACTTGCatgtgggaagcagaggttgcagtgaatgcgccactgcactctagcctgggtgacacagtaagactctaaaaaaaaaaaaagaaaaaaagtaaaagaaaaaactgtgcTATTCACTGGAACTTTGATTTGGGAGAGGAAATAAGGCTTGCAGGAAACAGCTATCTTTTGGCCAATTCTCAACTGTCTGTGTAAGAGCATAATCACAACCCACTCTCACACCTGAATGCTTTCTGCATGTTTTCCTTAAATTTCCCAGCATACTTGCTGGTTCTGAGATGTTCTTGACATTGCAAAAGTCCAGGCCATGGACATAGTTTACATTCTAGTTCCAAAAGAGGGAATTCATCACTCTTACTCATGACCTGTTTCTAACTCACCTAAACTTGTcaagatttttataatttgataCTGTAGCAAAAATATTTCTCATACGGTATCAACCTTAACTAGGTTCATGAAAGAAATTTATGTAACTTTCCTTCAAGTACCACCAGAATGTCAATGAAAACCTCATATATAAAGGCAAATTCCAGGCTTTGTCTTAGGTAATGTAACTTGCATAAAGATCATGAATGATACCACATACTTCGGTTCATAGCGGATGCCTTCTATGTCATGTAAAATGCCCAAGCCAGCACGTAGTCTTTCAATACCATTCCTAAATAagaatcattaaaataaaatcaatagctCCAAGATCTGAAGGAAGAAGGCTTAGTATGATAAAATGGCAATTAATATTTACATAGTTATGAGTGAAGCACATATATCCTGTGGCTTACCATGCAATCATAATGCCATTATCAGTGCATAGTCTGGGAGGAGGACACAACAAAGTGCACTGTGTTGCGTTTGTTAAAATTTCCAGAGCTCTGCGGATATAGAAGTTACTTGCAACACCACCAGATGCAACCTGAAGGAATTGAGAAAACCAAAATAACTATCATATATGGATATGAACCAAGCTACTAATTAAACCTGGAGAAAAATATCAGCATTAAACAATAATAAACTATCCCATTTTGAGATGGGTAATAGGCAAatgatatatctatataataaaaatttggaaaaaaaaattactaacaaTTCTAATAGCATACAAACATTACtagcatttttgtatattttcttccaacctttcatctaaatatttatttaatataattacaatCATAGTACGCTACTATTTTAGAccctgaaatttttattaaatattttgtgcaTTTTACTACATAACtctgaaaaaattattctttgataTCCATGTAAAATTCCATCTATGAATTACTACCATTTAAACATTTTCCCActttagtttataatttttaaatgaataaagtttAAGATACAGTTAAACAGGATGTTTGTCAAGGCTTTTAAGCACAATTAAAGGGATTTTGGCTGGTACAATATAGTGGATTATCAGAATTTTATCAACATTAGTGTCACGAAAGTTGGTATACCACCTCCCACTGCTAAATTTGACTggcttattaaaaaaacaaacaaagggaTTTCATCAAAGGATGAAAGAAATCCacctatttttctaaaaatagtgATAGCAGTTACTGCATTTACTTTCTTTATTGTAAGCCCTCTTTTAAATCCAACAACAAGATGCAAAATTAGACTTATGTGCCATAGAAGCTATACAGCTGTCCCATAAAGCTGCCAAACTAGTACAAGAAATGGCTGTTAGTCTTTCCTATCCTGCATAATTTCATACTGTCAGGGCTAGCATAGGGCATAAAGATCTGTTCATCCTAAACACAAGGTCAAGGTcttgagaaaaaagtaaaatattgcaaAGTGTAactattattataaaatgagataaaacttACCAGTACTGCATTATTTTGAGGTAACAAGTCTCTCTGCTTACAAAACAGAATAGCCCGATGTGTTCTTTTCACAAGATGACATGCGATTGTGTGCTGTACTGTGGCAGCAATGTCTGCAGCTGAAGACAGGATTTGCCCCTTCTCAATACCTGCAGAAATGAGCAGCTATTTTTAGGCACAATCCAGGAATATTTATCTGTTCAACTTTACTAATTAGAAATataccttcctctttttcttttttcattattattttatcagtAATGTGTTGAAGTCcagtaaaagaaaaatcacaatttttaGCACGATGCAAGGGAGGTTTGATgtcaaaataaaatctatttcctTGTTTGGCCAAATGTTCTATGGCTTTCCCACCACTCATGGTGGAGCACTCCGGATGTTTTATTAAAGAAAGTCTTCTTGCCACCTatcaaagaaacatattttttagagtcaaaaaatactttgaaacgaaaagatgcaaaggaaataaattgaaaattactaacaaaacaaaaaacccctgaATGAATAAAACATGCTATACTTTGGCAAATATACACTATAGCTGATATTCAGGTAAGCAGACAACCCTGCTCCTTATGATGACCCGAACAATAAGAGGCCAATCACTGCCCCTGTCTATGTTTGCTCTTCTATTGGGGTTGGAAAATAGGCTGGAAGTTGACAATAACTGCTTAATGATGAACGTCAATAATAAGAACTTGTCCTATACTTCCTATTATTTCACTGTGGGAAgcagtgttttctgtttgtttgttttcctatatATGGCAGTAGCCTCTGTAGTATTCTAAAACAAAGGGGGGCAGGGGGGGACCCTACCTGTCTGTGGTGTCAGTAATTGTGTGATTTAATTCTGTGCATTGCATCTTTAATGTCCTTATGTTAATCTATATATATTctcttattttaccttttttgcaGTATGTTCGTTTACAAAGCacgttctttcacatatattatttgaCAAAATACGTAACTGTATCTGCAAACTATTTCAGCCTTTATGTACAGATATGAACCTCttaccattttattaaaaaaggctaagaattataaaattgtgtactactctttgtattttttcttaccatatgtgaatttttttcagtttactaAGATATCATTCAGAAATATTTAGGTGAATGGTGGTAGCACATCTATGGCTACTTAGTTGAAATGGACAacataacaaaaaagaatggagaaattaATTCTTAATTACCTTGTCAAGCATGTCACCTGGTGCTATGTCCAAAGACTTTCCAAGAAGCAGAAAATCTGAAACTCCTTGAACTAATGCCAACAGACAGTGACCTCCAGAAatcaaaagaactaaaaaaggaAATTCCACTTTATTGGTCAACCTAACAGTAAGTGCATGAGCCTCCATAtgatgaatgggaatgaatggctTTTTTAACTGTCCTACCAGCTGTAAGCTAAATGATAAGCCCACTCCCAGGCTTAAAGCAAGGCCTGGTTTTATGGTAGTTGCAATTGCTGAGAGGTCACTTGGAGAGATCCTACTGGCAGAAAGAGCTTCTTGTACTATTCGTTGAATATTTTCTCTGTGAAGCTGTTGAGCTACTGGAGGAACAATCCCACCTGTTCTGAAAGAAAGACagctttttgtagttttaagattgtaaaaatgaagaaaaatgataatatattaCAGCTAAAGGCGTGTCTTCAAGTTAATCATTATATAGCTGAGTAAGTCAAGTATTTTCTAATTGTGTGCCTTCTAACATAGCACACTATGGTTAAAACTCAGTAAGCAGTAATTAAGGGGATAATGTTTCTGACTTTTTCAATTTATGCACAACAAACTCCCATGGATTTGTTTGTTGACAAATGAAATCACCAAAATAATCTTGCAAAGCATTCCACACAAGTTTTGAGCATGGGAAGGACaggaaaaaattgtatttaaggAAAATTAATTTCCTTGCTGACAGAAGATTTTAAGAGAGATTACTGTGAAAGTATTTGTGTAAAATGATTATATCTTAAACTGGGTGATtgtgggaatggaaagaaagggacAGAGAACCTTAAGAACTGTAATAACTAACTGAATATAAGGGGACAGGGGGACTAAGGCATCAGTTTGTTCAGCTATTCAGCTGGAATGACTGggagaaaagaaattctaaaagagAAACATGAAGACAGTTTTATAAAGAAGatgagtttattttaaaacacattccaCTTGAGGTCACAGCAGGACAGCAGATAGCTTGCAATTCTGAAATACAGTGTGGGAATCTGGTGCTCAGAGGTGGTAATTTGGATTTTTGGTCCATGTAGGATGGTGGATGgccactccaaatgtcaagtgtAAAGACTAAGAGACAAATTTGCTAGCAACAAATTTGCTACCATGTGATTGATTTACAATATGAGAACTAGAGCAATAAAATAGAGTCTGCAAAACGCACTGCTAGTTTCAaaaaaaacatcttcaaatatttgatgtTGCA comes from the Symphalangus syndactylus isolate Jambi chromosome 8, NHGRI_mSymSyn1-v2.1_pri, whole genome shotgun sequence genome and includes:
- the OSGEPL1 gene encoding tRNA N6-adenosine threonylcarbamoyltransferase, mitochondrial isoform X2 — translated: MKVSGIIYRVSMLILTKTAGVFFKPSKRKVYEFLRSFNFHPGTLFLHKIVLGIETSCDDTAAAVVDETGNVLGEAIHSQTEVHLKTGGIVPPVAQQLHRENIQRIVQEALSASRISPSDLSAIATTIKPGLALSLGVGLSFSLQLVGQLKKPFIPIHHMEAHALTVRLTNKVEFPFLVLLISGGHCLLALVQGVSDFLLLGKSLDIAPGDMLDKVARRLSLIKHPECSTMSGGKAIEHLAKQGNRFYFDIKPPLHRAKNCDFSFTGLQHITDKIIMKKEKEEGIEKGQILSSAADIAATVQHTIACHLVKRTHRAILFCKQRDLLPQNNAVLVASGGVASNFYIRRALEILTNATQCTLLCPPPRLCTDNGIMIAWNGIERLRAGLGILHDIEGIRYEPKVSLSDLS
- the OSGEPL1 gene encoding tRNA N6-adenosine threonylcarbamoyltransferase, mitochondrial isoform X1; the protein is MLILTKTAGVFFKPSKRKVYEFLRSFNFHPGTLFLHKIVLGIETSCDDTAAAVVDETGNVLGEAIHSQTEVHLKTGGIVPPVAQQLHRENIQRIVQEALSASRISPSDLSAIATTIKPGLALSLGVGLSFSLQLVGQLKKPFIPIHHMEAHALTVRLTNKVEFPFLVLLISGGHCLLALVQGVSDFLLLGKSLDIAPGDMLDKVARRLSLIKHPECSTMSGGKAIEHLAKQGNRFYFDIKPPLHRAKNCDFSFTGLQHITDKIIMKKEKEEGIEKGQILSSAADIAATVQHTIACHLVKRTHRAILFCKQRDLLPQNNAVLVASGGVASNFYIRRALEILTNATQCTLLCPPPRLCTDNGIMIAWNGIERLRAGLGILHDIEGIRYEPKCPFGVDISKEVGEASIKVPQLKMEI